In the Ramlibacter tataouinensis TTB310 genome, one interval contains:
- a CDS encoding DUF72 domain-containing protein, which yields MQDSLFPELAEADLPAAARPAAKPTARARKPAAGVVAASVPDELPALAARLPAHVRIGSSSWSYPGWAGFVWDGAYDASVLAKRGLEAYARHPLLRTVSIDRNFYQPLAVADYARYAAQVPPHFRFVAKAPSLVTDATVRGEDGRGTASNPHFLDPELAVQGFVQPALEGLGEHCGALVFQLSPLPARWLVDLPRLHARLDAMLGALPSLRPQAPDGIIAVEVRDAALLTPEFAALLRRHGATYCLGVHAKLPPLEAQLPLLRALWPGPLVCRWNYHRRHGAYGYEEAERVYAPFDRLRDADPDTRAALARVMAGTAAAGQKVYVTISNKAEGSAPLSAFALAQAFDEAMAARAAGR from the coding sequence ATGCAGGACTCGTTGTTTCCCGAGCTCGCCGAGGCGGACCTTCCCGCCGCGGCGCGGCCCGCGGCCAAGCCCACAGCCCGCGCGCGCAAGCCCGCCGCGGGGGTGGTGGCCGCGTCCGTGCCGGACGAGCTGCCGGCCCTGGCCGCCCGACTGCCGGCGCACGTGCGCATCGGCAGCTCGTCCTGGAGCTACCCGGGCTGGGCCGGTTTCGTGTGGGACGGCGCATACGACGCCAGCGTGCTGGCCAAACGCGGCCTGGAGGCCTATGCGCGGCATCCGCTGCTGCGCACCGTCAGCATCGACCGCAACTTCTACCAGCCGCTGGCGGTGGCGGATTACGCGCGCTACGCGGCCCAGGTGCCGCCGCATTTCCGCTTCGTGGCCAAGGCGCCCAGCCTGGTCACCGACGCGACCGTGCGCGGCGAAGACGGCCGTGGCACCGCCTCCAATCCGCACTTCCTCGATCCCGAGCTGGCCGTGCAGGGCTTCGTCCAGCCGGCGCTGGAAGGCCTGGGCGAGCACTGCGGCGCCCTGGTGTTCCAGCTCAGCCCGCTGCCCGCGCGCTGGCTGGTCGACCTGCCGCGGCTGCATGCCCGGCTGGACGCGATGCTCGGCGCCCTGCCCTCGCTGCGTCCGCAGGCCCCGGACGGCATCATCGCCGTGGAGGTGCGCGACGCCGCCCTGCTTACGCCCGAATTCGCGGCGCTGCTGCGCCGCCATGGCGCCACCTACTGCCTGGGCGTGCATGCCAAGCTGCCGCCGCTGGAAGCGCAACTGCCGCTGCTGCGGGCACTCTGGCCCGGGCCGCTGGTGTGCCGCTGGAACTACCACCGCCGGCACGGCGCCTACGGCTACGAAGAGGCCGAGCGCGTGTACGCGCCGTTCGATCGGCTGCGCGATGCCGACCCGGACACCCGGGCCGCGCTGGCGCGGGTGATGGCCGGCACGGCGGCCGCCGGGCAGAAGGTCTACGTGACCATCAGCAACAAGGCCGAGGGCTCGGCGCCGCTGTCGGCC
- a CDS encoding FMN-binding negative transcriptional regulator, with protein MYLPRHFESEDAALARELMRAHPFASLISTDDDGLPFVTHLPLHLEEQPAAEGDTGLALLGHCARPNPHWRYLHQRPRALVTFLGPHAYLSPRVYPDRQRVPSWNYLAVHCTVQASLVEEPEAKDRLLKQLIGDHEPAYAAQWRGLGEDFQHKLLAGIVGFELRITALQCKVKLNQHRPEAHEAMKAGYAQGSEDERALARWMDRLQTRR; from the coding sequence ATGTACCTGCCGCGCCACTTCGAATCCGAGGACGCCGCCCTCGCCCGAGAGCTGATGCGCGCGCATCCCTTCGCCAGCCTGATCTCCACCGACGACGATGGCCTGCCTTTCGTCACCCACCTGCCGCTTCACTTGGAGGAGCAGCCGGCCGCCGAAGGCGACACCGGTCTGGCGCTGCTGGGGCACTGCGCCCGGCCCAATCCGCACTGGCGCTACCTGCACCAGCGCCCCCGGGCGCTGGTGACCTTCCTGGGGCCGCACGCCTACCTGTCGCCGCGCGTCTACCCGGACCGGCAGCGCGTGCCGAGCTGGAACTACCTGGCGGTGCACTGCACGGTGCAGGCCTCGCTGGTCGAGGAGCCCGAGGCCAAGGACCGGCTGCTCAAACAGTTGATCGGCGACCATGAACCGGCCTATGCGGCCCAATGGCGCGGGCTTGGCGAGGATTTCCAGCACAAGCTGCTGGCCGGCATCGTGGGCTTCGAGCTGCGCATCACGGCGCTGCAGTGCAAGGTCAAGCTGAACCAGCACCGGCCGGAGGCGCACGAGGCCATGAAGGCCGGCTATGCCCAGGGCAGCGAGGACGAGCGCGCGCTGGCCCGCTGGATGGATCGTTTGCAAACGAGGAGGTGA
- the tadA gene encoding tRNA adenosine(34) deaminase TadA, with protein sequence MTAAADDLHFMGLALDQARQAQAAGEVPVGAVIVRDGQVIATGRNAPVTAHDPTAHAEIAALRAAAAALGNYRLDGCDLYVTLEPCAMCSGAMLHARLRRVVFGAPDPKTGAAGSVLDLFAERRLNHHTQVQGGVRAGDCGRLLSDFFQQRRTQARVAQQPLREDALRTPEERFAGLPDYPWAPNYLSDLPALAGLRLHYLDEGPRAGASVWLCLHGNPAWSYLYRRMIPVFLAAGHRVVAPDLVGFGKSDKPKKEGAHSFGWHRRVLLEFVDRLDLREVVLVVQDWGGLLGLTLPMAAPQRYRGLLVMNTLLATGDAPLSPGFLAWRQMCAHNPEFDIGRLLARGNPQLRPEECAAYNAPFPDRGYRAALRAFPPMVPEFPESDGAALSRQAREFWSRQWSGKSLMAIGAQDPVLGPPVMQALHPLIRGCPEPIVVDQAGHFVQEHGQGIAEQAVRHFS encoded by the coding sequence GTGACGGCCGCCGCGGACGACCTGCACTTCATGGGCCTGGCGCTGGACCAGGCGCGGCAGGCCCAGGCCGCCGGCGAGGTTCCGGTGGGCGCGGTGATCGTGCGGGACGGGCAGGTGATCGCCACCGGACGCAATGCGCCCGTGACCGCGCATGATCCGACCGCGCACGCCGAGATCGCCGCCCTGCGCGCCGCGGCGGCGGCCCTGGGCAACTACCGGCTGGACGGCTGCGACCTGTACGTGACGCTGGAACCCTGCGCCATGTGCAGCGGCGCCATGCTGCACGCGCGCCTGCGGCGGGTGGTGTTCGGCGCGCCCGACCCCAAGACCGGCGCGGCCGGCTCGGTGCTGGACCTGTTCGCCGAACGCCGGCTGAACCATCACACCCAGGTGCAGGGCGGCGTGCGGGCCGGGGACTGCGGCCGGCTGCTGTCCGATTTCTTCCAGCAGCGACGCACGCAGGCCCGTGTGGCGCAGCAGCCTTTGCGCGAGGACGCGCTGCGCACGCCCGAAGAACGTTTCGCCGGCCTGCCCGACTACCCCTGGGCGCCCAACTACCTGAGCGACCTGCCGGCCCTGGCCGGGCTGCGCCTGCACTACCTGGACGAAGGCCCGCGCGCCGGCGCGTCGGTCTGGCTGTGCCTGCATGGCAACCCGGCCTGGAGCTACCTGTACCGCAGGATGATCCCGGTGTTCCTGGCCGCCGGCCACCGCGTGGTGGCGCCGGACCTGGTGGGTTTCGGCAAGAGCGACAAGCCCAAGAAGGAGGGCGCCCACAGCTTCGGCTGGCATCGCCGGGTGCTGCTGGAATTCGTGGATCGCCTCGACCTGCGGGAGGTGGTGCTGGTGGTGCAGGACTGGGGCGGGCTGCTGGGCCTGACCCTGCCCATGGCCGCGCCGCAGCGTTACCGCGGCCTGCTGGTGATGAACACCCTGCTGGCCACCGGCGATGCGCCGCTGAGCCCCGGTTTCCTGGCCTGGCGGCAGATGTGCGCCCACAACCCCGAGTTCGACATCGGCCGCCTGCTCGCCCGCGGCAACCCGCAGCTGCGGCCGGAAGAATGCGCCGCGTACAACGCCCCGTTTCCCGACCGAGGCTATCGCGCGGCGCTGCGCGCCTTTCCGCCCATGGTGCCGGAGTTCCCGGAATCCGACGGCGCCGCGCTGTCCCGCCAGGCGCGCGAGTTCTGGTCGCGGCAATGGTCGGGCAAAAGCCTGATGGCCATAGGCGCGCAGGATCCCGTGCTGGGCCCACCCGTGATGCAGGCCTTGCACCCGCTCATCCGAGGCTGCCCGGAACCCATCGTGGTCGACCAGGCCGGCCATTTCGTGCAGGAGCACGGACAGGGCATCGCCGAGCAGGCGGTGCGGCATTTCAGCTGA
- a CDS encoding LD-carboxypeptidase, translating into MSHIYIFSPSSAVRDKPAVRRGIARLRALGHEVELDEAALTARMRFAGDDETRLGAIHRAAASGADIAMITRGGYGLTRLLPAIRYKEVARAVERGLKFVGLSDFTAFQNAMLARAGAVTWSGPALGEDFGTEAEPDEIMQACFEDLASGQGEGTGWRLSRAERQEGLLELRGQLWGGNLAILAALAGTPYLPEAKGGILFIEDVHEHPYRVERMLTQLLYAGVLARQKAIVFGQFTNYRLMPHDKGFKLQTVVEWLRRQVKAPVLTGLPFGHVPTKVLLPVGAPVQLTVEGADAFLLWGHRH; encoded by the coding sequence TTGAGCCACATCTACATCTTCTCGCCCTCCAGCGCCGTGCGCGACAAGCCGGCCGTGCGCCGCGGCATCGCGCGCCTGCGCGCCCTGGGCCACGAGGTCGAACTGGACGAGGCGGCGCTGACCGCCCGCATGCGCTTCGCCGGCGACGACGAGACCCGCCTGGGGGCCATCCATCGGGCCGCGGCCAGCGGCGCGGACATCGCGATGATCACGCGCGGCGGTTACGGCCTCACCCGGCTGCTGCCGGCCATCCGCTACAAGGAGGTGGCCCGGGCCGTCGAGCGTGGCCTGAAGTTCGTCGGCCTGAGCGACTTCACGGCGTTCCAGAACGCCATGCTGGCCCGCGCAGGCGCCGTCACCTGGTCGGGGCCGGCGCTGGGCGAGGACTTCGGTACCGAGGCCGAGCCGGACGAGATCATGCAGGCCTGCTTCGAGGACCTGGCGAGCGGGCAGGGCGAGGGCACGGGCTGGCGCCTGTCACGCGCCGAGCGCCAGGAGGGCCTGCTGGAGCTGCGCGGCCAGCTCTGGGGCGGCAACCTGGCCATCCTGGCCGCGCTGGCCGGCACGCCGTATCTGCCCGAAGCCAAGGGCGGCATCCTGTTCATCGAGGATGTGCACGAGCATCCGTACCGCGTCGAACGCATGCTCACCCAGTTGCTGTACGCCGGCGTGCTGGCGAGGCAGAAGGCCATCGTGTTCGGCCAGTTCACCAATTACCGCCTGATGCCCCACGACAAGGGGTTCAAGCTGCAGACGGTGGTCGAGTGGCTGCGCCGGCAGGTCAAGGCCCCGGTGCTGACCGGGCTGCCCTTCGGCCATGTGCCTACCAAGGTGTTGCTGCCGGTGGGCGCGCCCGTGCAGCTGACGGTGGAAGGCGCCGATGCCTTCCTGCTCTGGGGACACCGCCACTGA